A single window of Hyla sarda isolate aHylSar1 chromosome 2, aHylSar1.hap1, whole genome shotgun sequence DNA harbors:
- the LOC130357142 gene encoding olfactory receptor 4D5-like, protein MVNVSMVFIIHDFVLLGLKEMEHLRYFYSVVALVIYLSTMFLSTLIVYVVWAEQSLHEPMYILICGLVGNVMVGSSVTVPKLAIDLLSGYSTISLSVCLTQAFFLQTSACIEILTFTIMAYDRYLAVGFPLRYHSLMTNKKALQSLAIILFVISIGGLVVVLLVIRLTLCGVGINNVLCETISLVRLACGSTAINDAYGTAWTLLIFMGSLIIVIYCYIRTFLVCLKISMAASQKAIQTLVTHIITYSTLMAANLFVVFRYRLNNGSSSPLTHTVVVLGGLLVSITLNPLIYGIRTEALRMKMIHSLKAITQRQTLGEYK, encoded by the coding sequence ATGGTGAATGTGTCCATGGTCTTCATCATCCATGACTTTGTTCTTTTAGGACTCAAGGAGATGGAGCACCTGAGATATTTCTACTCTGTCGTCGCCCTTGTAATATATCTCAGCACAATGTTCTTATCCACATTAATTGTGTATGTTGTATGGGCAGAACAATCTCTCCATGAACCTATGTACATCCTTATATGTGGCCTGGTGGGGAACGTTATGGTTGGCAGCTCAGTAACTGTCCCCAAGCTGGCCATAGACTTGCTCTCTGGATATTCCACCATCTCACTGTCAGTATGTCTGACCCAAGCATTCTTTCTCCAAACCTCTGCTTGTATAGAGATACTAACATTTACCATCATGGCCTATGATAGATATTTGGCTGTTGGTTTTCCATTGAGATACCACTCTCTGATGACCAATAAGAAGGCCTTACAGTCCTTGGCTATCATCTTGTTTGTGATTTCAATAGGTGGATTGGTTGTTGTCCTATTGGTGATCAGGttaacattatgtggtgttggcaTCAATAACGTGCTCTGTGAAACAATATCTCTTGTCCGGTTGGCTTGTGGCAGTACAGCCATCAATGACGCCTATGGGACTGCTTGGACCTTGCTGATTTTCATGGGCTCTTTAATCATTGTGATCTACTGCTACATACGGACATTTCTTGTCTGCCTGAAGATCTCTATGGCAGCCTCCCAGAAAGCCATCCAAACACTGGTGACCCACATAATCACATACTCTACTTTAATGGCAGCTAATTTATTTGTGGTTTTCAGGTATAGATTAAATAATGGTTCCTCATCACCTTTGACGCACACTGTAGTCGTATTAGGTGGTCTATTGGTCTCCATCACCCTAAATCCTCTCATCTACGGGATAAGGACAGAGGCTTTAAGGATGAAGATGATTCACTCTTTAAAGGCAATTACCCAGAGACAGACACTGGGTGAATACAAGTAA